A single Microbacterium protaetiae DNA region contains:
- a CDS encoding serine hydrolase domain-containing protein — translation MPIRTGVRRVAAVAAVVVALTLGAAGCSGDPAVAGLATLAPDQKLPTDTQKQLESAVTDAMAATGASGAIVGVWVPWSGSWVAGVGTVAPGSKTPVDDDMTFRAGPVTRAMTCDALYELAADGTVQLDDSVTDYVGGIPKYTDITLEQLCDSTSGIGSYNRILGAQSLTNPAREWDPRELVGYGVGQVSGDIEPGNTFRDSDAGYLLLGLALERASGKSAQQLFDKRIFDPLGLEHTALPGDQSAAPVVDSSTPLRGFYFASKTKSGAYQCDKATEITEQSASYGFTDSGVVTDIRDLATYTRALASQALVKSKTRFTEGLPLSSGSPSWFTTSGGVVEAGPLIGQYGSTRGYLTSAFSDPTSGLTVAVVLNNSAAGRGVVVDLARELAAIAAQTPAADGEQAVAVGLPWTAEQYHTTIADAAICTTAKK, via the coding sequence ATGCCGATCCGCACCGGAGTCAGACGCGTGGCCGCAGTGGCCGCGGTCGTCGTCGCGCTCACCCTTGGCGCAGCAGGGTGCTCGGGCGACCCCGCCGTGGCAGGTCTGGCCACGCTCGCTCCCGACCAGAAACTGCCCACCGACACGCAGAAGCAGCTCGAAAGCGCGGTCACCGACGCAATGGCGGCCACCGGCGCCTCGGGTGCGATCGTGGGGGTGTGGGTGCCCTGGAGCGGCTCATGGGTCGCCGGTGTGGGCACCGTGGCACCGGGCAGCAAGACCCCGGTCGACGACGACATGACGTTCCGTGCGGGTCCGGTGACCCGGGCGATGACGTGTGACGCACTGTATGAACTGGCCGCCGACGGAACCGTGCAGCTCGACGACTCGGTCACCGACTACGTCGGGGGGATCCCGAAGTACACCGACATCACGCTCGAGCAGCTGTGCGACAGCACGAGCGGCATCGGCTCGTACAACAGGATCCTGGGCGCGCAGTCGCTGACAAACCCGGCGCGCGAGTGGGACCCCCGCGAGCTGGTCGGCTACGGCGTGGGTCAGGTCTCCGGCGACATCGAGCCCGGAAACACCTTTCGCGACTCCGACGCCGGCTATCTGCTGCTCGGGCTCGCGCTCGAGCGCGCCAGCGGCAAGAGCGCGCAGCAGCTGTTCGACAAGCGCATCTTCGACCCGCTCGGGCTCGAGCACACCGCGCTGCCCGGCGACCAGTCGGCCGCGCCGGTGGTCGACTCGTCGACGCCGCTGCGCGGGTTCTACTTCGCATCCAAGACCAAATCGGGCGCCTACCAGTGTGACAAGGCGACCGAGATCACCGAGCAGTCGGCCAGCTACGGATTCACCGACTCGGGTGTGGTCACCGACATCCGCGACCTGGCCACGTATACCCGGGCGCTCGCCAGTCAGGCGCTGGTGAAGAGCAAGACCCGGTTCACCGAGGGCCTACCCCTCTCGTCGGGGTCGCCCTCGTGGTTCACCACCTCGGGTGGGGTGGTCGAGGCGGGCCCCCTCATCGGCCAGTACGGTTCCACGCGCGGGTACCTCACCAGCGCCTTCTCCGACCCCACCAGCGGCCTGACCGTGGCCGTCGTGCTGAACAACTCCGCAGCCGGACGGGGCGTGGTCGTCGACCTGGCCCGTGAGCTGGCCGCCATCGCGGCGCAGACGCCCGCCGCCGACGGAGAACAGGCGGTGGCCGTCGGGCTGCCGTGGACGGCCGAGCAATACCACACGACGATCGCTGACGCGGCGATCTGTACCACGGCGAAGAAGTGA
- a CDS encoding ATP-dependent DNA helicase → MDRVSIPALSAEQEEVYRLIEDTRDHVFVTGRAGTGKSTLLQQLAWTTKKQIAVCAPTGVAALNVEGQTIHSLFKLPIGLIGTKDEPQSDATRKLLNAIDTLVIDEISMVNADLMDAVDRALRTARGRRAEPFGGVQVVMFGDPYQLAPVPPRGDERRYVDDHYRSFWFFDAHVWAGSGADADGLLDVGNYGAELHIRELRDIHRQSDPAFKAMLNAVRHGRVTADIAQVLNDTGARRPPEPEAGEPPIITLATRNDRVNAINQRHLNALPGRAQTAMADISGDFGRGDAYPADVELQLKIGAQVMFLRNDVSSRGEPPRWVNGTIGTVTRIAGDTVRVEVDGEEHDVEPTVWEKFRYAYDPKTKALTRDIAAEFTQFPLRLAWAVTIHKSQGKTYDRAIIDLGSGAFAPGQTYVALSRLTSLEGLYLTRPLRPRDIQVDPDVQRFMAGARVAAS, encoded by the coding sequence ATGGATCGGGTGAGCATCCCCGCCCTGTCCGCCGAGCAGGAGGAGGTGTACCGCCTCATCGAAGACACCCGCGACCATGTCTTCGTCACCGGACGGGCGGGCACCGGAAAATCGACGCTGCTGCAGCAGCTGGCCTGGACGACGAAGAAGCAGATCGCCGTGTGCGCACCGACCGGGGTGGCGGCGCTGAACGTCGAGGGGCAGACGATCCACTCGCTGTTCAAGTTGCCCATCGGCCTGATCGGCACCAAGGACGAACCGCAGTCCGACGCCACTCGCAAGCTGCTGAACGCCATCGACACGCTCGTGATCGACGAGATCTCGATGGTCAACGCGGATCTGATGGATGCCGTCGACCGTGCGCTGCGCACTGCCCGCGGGCGTCGTGCCGAACCGTTCGGCGGCGTGCAGGTGGTGATGTTCGGCGATCCCTACCAGCTGGCTCCGGTGCCGCCGCGCGGCGACGAGCGCCGGTACGTCGACGACCACTATCGCTCGTTCTGGTTCTTCGACGCGCACGTGTGGGCGGGGTCGGGTGCAGACGCCGACGGACTGCTGGATGTCGGCAACTACGGCGCCGAACTGCATATTCGCGAGCTGCGCGACATCCATCGGCAGTCCGACCCGGCGTTCAAGGCGATGCTCAACGCCGTGCGGCACGGTCGGGTGACCGCCGATATCGCGCAGGTGCTCAACGACACCGGCGCCCGCCGGCCGCCCGAGCCCGAGGCGGGCGAGCCGCCGATCATCACGCTGGCCACGCGCAACGACCGGGTCAACGCCATCAACCAGCGGCACCTGAACGCCCTGCCCGGGCGCGCGCAGACGGCGATGGCCGACATCAGCGGCGACTTCGGTCGGGGCGACGCGTACCCCGCCGACGTCGAGCTGCAGCTGAAGATCGGCGCGCAGGTGATGTTTCTGCGCAACGACGTCTCATCGCGCGGCGAGCCACCGCGGTGGGTGAACGGCACCATCGGCACGGTGACCCGCATCGCCGGCGATACCGTGCGCGTCGAGGTCGATGGCGAAGAGCATGACGTCGAGCCGACGGTGTGGGAGAAGTTCCGCTACGCGTATGACCCGAAGACCAAGGCGCTCACTCGCGACATCGCCGCGGAGTTCACGCAGTTTCCGCTGCGGCTGGCGTGGGCGGTGACGATCCACAAGTCACAGGGAAAGACGTACGACCGCGCGATCATCGACCTCGGTTCGGGTGCATTCGCACCCGGCCAGACATATGTGGCACTGTCGCGGCTGACCTCGCTGGAGGGCCTCTATCTCACGCGTCCGCTGCGGCCGCGCGACATTCAGGTCGACCCCGACGTGCAGCGGTTCATGGCCGGCGCGCGGGTCGCGGCATCCTGA
- a CDS encoding heme oxygenase (biliverdin-producing) yields MTDPISFSTALRERSGAAHSGSEHSGFMADLLRGEGTREDYTALVVQHWYIYAALETATERMRHDPIAAPFISDRLTRIPALEADLEFLIGSDWRESIAPLPTTRRYVERISQVGTVWAGGFVAHHYTRYLGDLSGGLYIGKVMKRQFGFETNGIGFYLFDDIADPAEFKNVYREQLDAAPWDAVERERVIDEVLLAYRFNTELFEDLARAKAELVA; encoded by the coding sequence ATGACCGATCCGATCTCCTTCTCCACCGCCCTGCGCGAGCGCTCCGGCGCTGCCCACTCCGGCAGCGAGCACTCCGGATTCATGGCCGACCTGCTGCGCGGCGAAGGCACGCGCGAGGACTACACGGCCCTGGTTGTGCAGCACTGGTACATCTACGCCGCGCTCGAGACCGCGACCGAGCGCATGCGCCACGACCCGATCGCGGCGCCGTTCATCAGCGACCGCCTCACCCGCATCCCGGCACTCGAAGCCGACCTCGAGTTCCTCATCGGGTCCGACTGGCGTGAGAGCATCGCCCCGCTGCCGACCACCCGCCGCTACGTCGAGCGCATCTCGCAGGTGGGCACTGTGTGGGCAGGCGGCTTCGTCGCTCACCACTACACGCGCTATCTCGGCGACCTGTCGGGCGGTCTGTACATCGGCAAGGTCATGAAGCGGCAATTCGGCTTCGAGACCAACGGCATCGGTTTCTACCTCTTCGATGACATCGCCGATCCGGCCGAGTTCAAGAACGTCTACCGCGAGCAGCTGGATGCCGCCCCCTGGGACGCCGTGGAGCGCGAGCGCGTCATCGACGAGGTGCTGCTGGCCTACCGCTTCAACACCGAACTGTTCGAAGACCTGGCTCGCGCCAAGGCCGAGCTCGTCGCCTGA
- a CDS encoding NADPH-dependent F420 reductase, whose product MSSISIIGTGNMAKAIGAASLKGGNTVEILGRDPGKAAALARALGDGATAGTWGATPTGDIVILAVLFPAAVPVVTEYGDALADKIVIDITNPFSADVTGLVVPDDTSGAQLIAEAAPASTHVVKGFNTLFQPIVASGRAVDVFLAGDDPQAKASVSAFITSLGLRPRDAGGLNMARWLEGAGLLEVNLARNGVGFDFSLGVNVGEPK is encoded by the coding sequence ATGAGCAGCATCAGCATCATCGGCACCGGGAACATGGCCAAAGCGATCGGCGCTGCGTCCCTCAAGGGCGGCAACACCGTCGAGATCCTCGGCCGCGATCCGGGCAAGGCCGCGGCGCTGGCACGGGCACTCGGCGACGGTGCCACGGCAGGAACCTGGGGCGCCACCCCGACTGGAGACATCGTCATTCTCGCCGTGCTCTTCCCCGCCGCTGTGCCGGTGGTCACCGAGTACGGTGACGCGCTGGCCGACAAGATCGTCATCGACATCACCAACCCGTTCAGCGCGGATGTCACGGGTCTTGTCGTCCCCGATGACACCTCCGGAGCTCAGCTGATCGCCGAGGCAGCCCCTGCCAGCACCCATGTCGTGAAGGGGTTCAACACCCTGTTCCAGCCCATCGTGGCCTCGGGGCGCGCTGTGGATGTGTTCCTGGCCGGCGACGACCCGCAGGCCAAGGCGAGCGTTTCTGCGTTCATCACAAGCCTGGGGCTTCGTCCGCGGGATGCCGGTGGCCTGAACATGGCGCGCTGGCTGGAAGGCGCCGGGCTGCTGGAGGTCAACTTGGCACGCAACGGCGTGGGGTTCGACTTCTCGCTCGGCGTCAACGTCGGCGAGCCGAAGTGA
- a CDS encoding DUF2470 domain-containing protein codes for MPHRFEADAVTAILSHMNGDHTDDNLLIVRAFGVPDAFSARMIGLDGDAGEWEATTPDAATQTVRVPWPDGPIAERPAVRKAVVLVYREACARLGLEPRSH; via the coding sequence ATGCCCCATCGTTTCGAAGCCGACGCCGTGACCGCCATCCTGAGCCACATGAACGGCGACCACACCGACGACAACCTCCTCATCGTGCGGGCCTTCGGCGTACCCGACGCCTTCTCTGCCCGCATGATCGGATTGGACGGCGATGCCGGCGAGTGGGAGGCGACCACGCCGGATGCCGCGACGCAGACGGTGCGCGTGCCGTGGCCGGACGGCCCGATCGCGGAGCGCCCGGCGGTGCGCAAGGCCGTCGTGCTCGTCTACCGCGAGGCGTGCGCCCGCCTCGGGCTCGAGCCGCGCTCGCACTGA
- a CDS encoding DUF6114 domain-containing protein has translation MLLIRTPQRRRDAAAPSVWSRFGAWRRRRPFIGGALVALAGIEMFFSGQLDMGHIHVQLGIEGFQATVIPIALVLLGLLAIAMPAHHVFYGVLALVVAVYSLIGVNLGGFVLGMLLGCIGGVLVVAWMPRAARAADDERAAHEADSATTGTAA, from the coding sequence ATGCTTCTGATTAGGACGCCGCAGCGCCGCCGTGACGCCGCGGCCCCGTCCGTGTGGAGCCGGTTCGGCGCCTGGCGTCGCCGCCGTCCCTTTATCGGCGGCGCACTGGTGGCACTCGCCGGCATCGAGATGTTCTTCTCGGGTCAGCTCGACATGGGCCACATCCACGTGCAGCTGGGCATCGAGGGCTTCCAGGCCACCGTCATCCCGATCGCCCTCGTGCTGCTCGGGCTGCTGGCGATCGCGATGCCCGCCCACCACGTGTTCTACGGCGTATTGGCGCTGGTGGTGGCGGTGTACTCCCTCATCGGGGTGAACCTCGGTGGTTTCGTGCTCGGAATGCTGCTGGGCTGCATCGGCGGCGTGCTGGTGGTGGCGTGGATGCCGCGGGCTGCCCGTGCGGCGGATGACGAGCGGGCGGCACACGAGGCGGACTCGGCGACGACGGGCACCGCCGCATGA
- a CDS encoding EamA family transporter, with protein MTRSARSGAFWATGLVVAGELCMDAGAAIAVLVFPRVGPLGMVMLRLVFSALILLALTRPRLRGHGRDDWLSVLGYGVVLATMNSLFYLALERLPLGVTVTIEVLGPLVLSIVASRRASAWLWAVIAFAGVLCLGGGGWDAIDPLGVVFALGAAASWAFYILAAARVGQRFAKLDGLAIAMSIGALLSLPFGIVAAGAALVRPEVLGLGAAVALLSSTIPYALELIALRRLPASAFAILMSISPATAVLAGFVLLGQRLTALELVGIALVVAAGVGAVRAGVAEAGARHPSADASTGPLATPGALVADPTGPLAALNGPLTGPIEMLQPPDEPEEPFAQPLA; from the coding sequence GTGACCCGCAGTGCGCGCTCCGGCGCGTTCTGGGCGACCGGCCTGGTGGTCGCGGGGGAGCTGTGCATGGATGCCGGTGCGGCGATCGCCGTACTGGTCTTTCCCCGGGTCGGTCCCCTGGGGATGGTCATGCTGCGACTGGTGTTCTCGGCGCTGATCCTGCTCGCGCTCACCCGGCCGCGCCTGCGCGGGCACGGCCGTGACGACTGGCTGTCGGTGCTGGGCTACGGCGTGGTGCTGGCCACCATGAACTCACTCTTCTACCTTGCGCTGGAGCGGTTGCCGCTCGGCGTGACGGTGACGATCGAAGTGCTCGGCCCGCTCGTGCTCTCGATCGTCGCGAGCCGGCGGGCCTCGGCGTGGCTGTGGGCGGTCATAGCCTTCGCGGGGGTGCTCTGCCTGGGCGGTGGCGGATGGGATGCCATCGACCCGCTGGGCGTCGTGTTCGCGCTGGGAGCGGCCGCGAGCTGGGCGTTCTACATTCTCGCCGCCGCACGCGTCGGTCAGCGTTTCGCCAAGCTCGACGGCCTGGCGATTGCGATGAGCATCGGGGCACTGTTGTCGCTGCCCTTCGGCATTGTCGCCGCCGGGGCCGCGCTCGTGCGCCCCGAGGTGCTGGGGCTGGGTGCGGCGGTCGCGCTGCTGTCGAGCACCATTCCGTATGCCCTCGAACTCATCGCCCTGCGGCGGCTGCCCGCCTCGGCGTTCGCGATTCTGATGAGCATCTCGCCGGCCACCGCGGTGCTGGCCGGTTTTGTGCTGCTCGGCCAGCGGCTGACCGCACTCGAACTCGTCGGGATCGCCCTGGTGGTGGCCGCCGGCGTGGGCGCCGTGCGCGCCGGAGTCGCCGAGGCGGGGGCGCGGCATCCCAGCGCGGATGCCTCGACCGGGCCGCTGGCGACCCCCGGTGCCCTGGTGGCCGACCCGACCGGTCCGCTGGCCGCGCTCAACGGCCCGCTCACCGGCCCGATCGAGATGCTTCAGCCGCCGGACGAGCCCGAGGAACCCTTCGCCCAACCACTGGCGTGA